A stretch of Triticum aestivum cultivar Chinese Spring chromosome 1D, IWGSC CS RefSeq v2.1, whole genome shotgun sequence DNA encodes these proteins:
- the LOC123172977 gene encoding UDP-glycosyltransferase 88B1-like — MANPTIVLLPVWGAGHFMPMLQAGKQLLASSSRPLSLTVLLMPAPTAQSASDISDHIRREEGAGAVDIRFHHLPDVKLPTDHSGVEEFISRAVQLHVPHLRAAIIGLTSPVAALVVDIFCTPALDVSRELAVPAYVYFTSSAAMLSLLLRSPALDDEVVVEFEEMEGALDLPGLPPVPPSVLPGTLLERKSPTYKWFVYTGRRYVEASGIIVNTAAELEPRVLAAIAEGRCTRGARAPGVYPIGPVLALTPPAHAEAEEQPHECLRWLDAQPPASVLFLCFGSKGFLTKPQAHEIARGLERSGHRFLWVLRGLPVDISRGAQDPSDANLAELLPEGFLGETKERGLVWPKRAPQKEILAHASVGGFVTHCGWNSILESLWFGVPMLPWPLGAEQHFNAFTLVCDMGVAVPLKVDRKRDNFVEAAELERAVRSLMGGGEEGRKAKEKAMEMMVVCRKAVDHGGSSCASVKRLSEDLLGGAVVLPNV, encoded by the coding sequence ATGGCGAATCCGACCATCGTGCTACTGCCGGTCTGGGGCGCCGGCCACTTCATGCCCATGCTACAGGCCGGGAAGCAGCTGCTAGCCAGCAGCAGCCGGCCCCTGTCGCTCACGGTGCTCCTCATGCCGGCGCCGACAGCGCAGTCTGCGTCCGACATCTCCGACCACATACGCCGGGAGGAAGGGGCAGGCGCTGTGGACATCCGCTTCCACCATCTCCCGGACGTCAAGCTGCCGACGGACCACTCGGGCGTCGAGGAGTTCATCTCCCGCGCAGTGCAGCTCCACGTGCCCCATCTCCGCGCAGCTATAATTGGCTTGACCTCTCCGGTGGCCGCGCTCGTCGTCGACATATTCTGCACGCCGGCGCTAGACGTGTCCCGTGAGCTCGCCGTGCCGGCGTACGTGTACTTTACCTCCAGCGCTGCGATGCTGTCGCTCCTCTTGCGCTCGCCCGCTCTGGACGACGAGGTGGTTGTTGAGTTCGAGGAGATGGAAGGTGCTCTCGACTTGCCCGGCCTCCCGCCGGTGCCGCCGTCCGTCCTCCCGGGGACCTTGCTGGAACGGAAGAGTCCGACCTACAAGTGGTTCGTGTACACCGGCAGGCGCTACGTGGAAGCCAGCGGCATCATCGTCAACACGGCAGCCGAGCTGGAGCCTCGCGTCCTTGCAGCCATCGCTGAAGGTCGGTGCACACGTGGAGCCCGCGCCCCGGGCGTGTACCCGATCGGCCCAGTGCTGGCGCTGACGCCACCCGCTCACGCCGAGGCTGAGGAGCAGCCGCACGAGTGCCTGCGGTGGCTCGACGCGCAGCCTCCGGCGTCCGTGCTGTTCCTCTGCTTCGGGAGCAAAGGATTCCTGACCAAGCCGCAGGCGCACGAGATAGCGCGGGGCCTGGAGCGCAGCGGCCACCGCTTCCTGTGGGTGCTCCGTGGGCTGCCGGTGGACATCTCGCGCGGCGCACAAGACCCCAGCGACGCGAACCTGGCGGAGCTTCTCCCGGAGGGTTTCTTGGGGGAGACAAAGGAAAGAGGGCTCGTGTGGCCCAAGAGGGCGCCGCAGAAGGAGATACTGGCGCACGCCTCCGTGGGGGGCTTCGTCACCCACTGCGGCTGGAACTCCATTCTGGAGAGTCTGTGGTTCGGCGTGCCGATGCTGCCATGGCCGCTGGGCGCGGAGCAGCATTTCAACGCCTTCACGTTGGTCTGCGACATGGGCGTGGCCGTGCCGCTGAAGGTGGACAGGAAACGGGACAACTTCGTGGAGGCGGCGGAGCTGGAGCGAGCGGTGAGGTCCCTGATGGGCGGTGGCgaggaagggaggaaggcgaaGGAGAAGGCCATGGAAATGATGGTGGTGTGCCGCAAGGCAGTGGACCATGGTGGGTCCTCTTGCGCTTCGGTGAAGAGGTTGTCCGAGGATCTCCTCGGAGGAGCTGTGGTGTTGCCCAACGTGtga